One genomic window of Macrobrachium rosenbergii isolate ZJJX-2024 chromosome 51, ASM4041242v1, whole genome shotgun sequence includes the following:
- the LOC136833169 gene encoding trypsin-1-like — protein MKWVIISLCINAVVDLGQVSASRYEHRTRDLIRPNRDLVRPDRIVGGEPVNRGEFPWQVSIQLKVASNARGMHFCGGTLIGESWVITAAHCTKDIDYKDVVVATGAWDLKEANTEYRVSKVLVADYDVLSLQHDIALLKLDVDHPVNTVSRANQQAIPVAIESRTEASVGQRCAISGWGKLKSGGKLPHVLMAADVEVKSDADCSQVFSNGIYTVFPTNLCAGGGERDACQGDSGGPLVCCDKTTSDVSSCRVSGVVSWGIGCATPGIPGVYTEVAHYKEWIKRVIQEEDGEEGVKSLRFFE, from the exons ATGAAGTGGGTTATCATTTCGCTCTGCATAAATGCGGTGGTGGATTTAGGCCAAGTATCTGCAAGCAGATACGAACACAGGACGCGTGACCTCATTCGACCCAATCGTGACCTGGTGAGGCCCGATCGCATCGTTGGAGGAGAGCCTGTCAACAGAG GAGAGTTCCCATGGCAGGTGTCCATCCAGCTGAAGGTCGCCAGCAACGCCCGCGGGATGCACTTCTGCGGAGGTACTCTTATAGGAGAATCTTGGGTCATTACGGCCGCTCATTGCACCAAGGACATCGA CTACAAAGACGTCGTTGTGGCGACAGGTGCTTGGGACCTGAAAGAAGCCAACACCGAGTACAGAGTGTCCAAAGTCCTCGTGGCCGATTACGACGTCCTCTCCTTGCAACACGATATTGCTCTCCTTAAACTTGACGTGGATCATCCAGTGAACACGGTTTCAAGAG CAAACCAACAAGCCATCCCAGTTGCCATTGAATCAAGGACCGAAGCCTCAGTAGGACAGAGGTGCGCCATATCGGGATGGGGGAAGCTCAAGTCGGGAGGAAAGCTACCCCATGTGTTAATGGCAGCTGAT GTGGAGGTGAAATCTGACGCGGACTGTTCCCAAGTGTTTTCCAATGGGATATACACCGTGTTTCCCACGAACCTTTGCGCTGGAGGGGGCGAACGAGACGCTTGCCAG GGTGACTCTGGTGGACCTCTGGTGTGTTGCGACAAAACTACCTCGGACGTCAGTTCCTGCAGGGTATCTGGTGTGGTGTCGTGGGGCATTGGCTGTGCTACCCCTGGTATTCCTGGCGTTTATACAGAGGTTGCCCATTACAAGGAGTGGATCAAAAGAGTCATTCAGGAGGAAGACGGGGAAGAGGGCGTCAAAAGCCTCAGATTTTTCGAGTGA